Proteins from a genomic interval of Rosa chinensis cultivar Old Blush chromosome 2, RchiOBHm-V2, whole genome shotgun sequence:
- the LOC112187839 gene encoding serine/threonine-protein kinase STY13 — translation MKEKNDTGGGGAYVRADQIDLKSLDEQLQKHLSRAWTMEKNKNRDQQEQQEAEAEAEAAAARVVGPTRRQEWEIDPSKLIVKGAIARGTFGTVHRGIYDGIDVAVKLLDWGEEGHRTDAEIASLRAAFTQEVAVWHKLDHPNVTKFIGATMGTSELNIQTDNGQVGMPSNVCCVVVEYCPGGALKSYLIKNRRKKLAFKVVVQLALDLARGLCYLHSQKIVHRDVKTENMLLDKTRTVKIADFGVARVEASNPHDMTGETGTLGYMAPEVLNGNPYNRKCDVYSFGICLWEIYCCDMPYPDLSFSEVTSAVVRQNLRPEIPRCCPSSLANVMKRCWDANPDKRPEMDEVVAMLEAVDTTKGGGMLPHDHPQGCLCFRRYRGP, via the exons atgaaggagaagaaCGACACCGGCGGCGGCGGTGCGTATGTGAGGGCGGACCAGATAGATCTGAAGAGCTTGGACGAGCAGCTTCAGAAGCATCTGAGCAGGGCATGGACTATGGAGAAGAACAAGAACAGAGACCAGCAGGAGCAACAAGAAGCGGAAGCGGAAGCGGAAGCAGCAGCAGCTAGGGTGGTGGGGCCCACCAGGAGGCAAGAGTGGGAGATTGATCCTTCCAAGCTCATAGTCAAGGGTGCTATTGCCAGAGGAACCTTCGGCACCGTCCACCGTGGCATTTACGACGGCATAGACGTCGCCG TTAAACTTCTAGATTGGGGAGAAGAGGGCCATAGAACTGACGCTGAAATAGCTTCTTTAAGAGCAGCTTTTACTCAAGAAGTTGCTGTGTGGCATAAGCTTGACCATCCTAATGTAACCAAG TTTATAGGGGCGACAATGGGAACATCAGAGCTGAACATACAAACAGATAATGGCCAGGTTGGCATGCCAAGTAATGTTTGTTGCGTTGTTGTCGAGTATTGTCCTGGTGGTGCACTGAAATCTTACCTCATAAAGAACCGCAGAAAGAAGCTGGCTTTCAAAGTAGTTGTCCAATTGGCACTAGATCTTGCACGAGG TTTATGCTATCTCCATTCACAGAAGATTGTTCACAGAGATGTTAAAACAGAAAACATGCTTCTGGACAAGACACGTACTGTAAAAATAGCTGACTTTGGGGTTGCTCGTGTGGAGGCCTCAAATCCTCATGACATGACAGGGGAGACTGGAACCCTTGGTTACATGGCTCCAGAG GTTCTCAACGGCAATCCATATAACAGGAAATGTGATGTGTACAGTTTTGGCATATGCTTGTGGGAAATATACTGCTGTGACATGCCGTATCCCGATCTTAGTTTCTCAGAGGTGACATCAGCTGTTGTCCGTCAG AATCTGAGGCCCGAGATACCTCGTTGTTGCCCAAGTTCTCTTGCAAATGTTATGAAGCGGTGTTGGGATGCTAACCCCGATAAGCGGCCTGAGATGGATGAGGTGGTGGCCATGTTGGAGGCTGTCGACACAACTAAAGGCGGAGGTATGCTCCCTCATGATCATCCTCAGGGTTGTCTCTGCTTCCGTAGGTATCGAGGACCTTGA
- the LOC112187735 gene encoding deoxynucleoside triphosphate triphosphohydrolase SAMHD1 homolog: MGAYSNDGVLLSPIYSLSSGQDLRSSKHVYDNVHGNIYLDPLSLKFIDTEEFQRLRDLKQLGVTNSVFPGAVHSRFEHSLGVYWLAGEAVQRLKNYQGLELDIDRFDLQTVKIAGLLHDVGHGPFSHLFEREFLPRVESGSHWSHEDMSVKMIDHIVNQHHIDIDPEMIKRVKEMILASENANAKSSREKPFLYEIVANGRNGIDVDKFDYIVRDSRACGLGCNFEFRRLMETMRVLDDEICYRAKDYLTVHKLFVTRADLYRTVYTHPKVKAIELMVVDALVKANDYLQISSHIEDPAEYWKLDDSIIRTIETAPNEELKEARDLILRIRRRNLYQFCNEYAVPKEQVEHFKNVTAQDIVCSQTNGGVILKEEDVAVTNIRIDLTRGSQNPLQSINFFQDYESKEKFPIRDDRISHLLPTSYQDLIVRVYSKKPELVGPISEAFENFQVKTYGVKAQVHPTPEKKKRPRGF; this comes from the exons ATGGGGGCTTACAGCAACGACGGCGTTTTGTTGTCTCCGATATACAGTTTGAGTTCCGGCCAAGACCTCCGTTCCTCCAAGCACGTCTACGACAATGTCCACGGCAACATTTACCTCGATCCG CTTTCTTTGAAGTTTATTGATACTGAGGAGTTTCAGAG GCTTAGAGACCTGAAACAACTCG GAGTGACAAACTCAGTTTTTCCTGGGGCTGTGCATTCCAGGTTTGAGCATTCGCTTGGTGTCTATTGGCTTGCTGGTGAAGCTGTTCAGAGGCTCAAAAATTATCAG GGTCTCGAACTTGATATTGACCGCTTTGATCTCCAGACAGTAAAAATTGCAG GTCTATTGCATGATGTTGGCCATGGGCCTTTCAGTCACTTGTTTGAACGGGAGTTTCTTCCACGGGTTGAGAGTGGTTCCCATTG GTCTCATGAGGATATGTCAGTTAAGATGATTGACCACATTGTTAATCAGCATCATATTGATATTGACCCTGAGATGATTAAAAGAGTTAAG GAGATGATACTTGCTTCTGAAAATGCCAATGCAAAA AGCTCCAGGGAGAAGCCTTTTCTGTATGAAATTGTGGCAAATGGCCGTAATGGTATTGATGTGGACAA GTTTGATTATATTGTCCGTGACAGCCGAGCTTGTGGGCTGGGATGTAATTTTGAGTTTCGAAG ATTAATGGAAACAATGCGGGTTTTGGATGATGAGATCTGCTACCGTGCTAAAGACT ATCTCACCGTCCACAAATTATTTGTCACTCGGGCGGATTTGTATCGAACAGTTTATACACATCCAAAAGTAAAG GCCATAGAGCTTATGGTGGTGGATGCCCTGGTGAAAGCAAATGATTATCTACAAATATCATCTCACATTGAGGATCCAGCTGAATATTGGAAG TTAGATGACTCAATAATCAGAACTATTGAGACAGCTCCGAATGAAGAGCTAAAGGAGGCTAGGGACTTAATCCTGCGCATTAGGAGGAGAAATCTCTATCAG TTCTGCAATGAGTATGCTGTACCCAAGGAGCAAGTGGAACATTTCAAAAACGTCACTGCTCAAGATATTGTTTGTTCTCAG ACAAATGGAGGTGTTATATTGAAAGAGGAGGATGTTGCTGTTACCAACATCAGGATTGATTTGACTCGCGGAAGTCAAAATCCCCTTCAAAG CATCAACTTTTTCCAG GACTATGAGAGTAAGGAGAAATTCCCAATACGTGATGATCGCATTAGTCACTTGCTGCCTACATCGTATCAAGATTTGATAGTGAGGGTCTATTCAAAAAAGCCTGAGCTG GTTGGGCCAATCTCTGAGGCTTTCGAAAATTTCCAGGTAAAAACATATGGGGTCAAGGCACAAGTACATCCCACACCAGAGAAAAAGAAACGCCCTCGTGGTTTCTAA
- the LOC112186655 gene encoding photosystem I assembly factor PSA3, chloroplastic produces MEVVASTLPSSSLKLKPNPTPQIFVTKSHLCNTTGKPTSPSLLYIGQIYGDTSKPNRSKLPNSTGFFSVKAYVDNPNSISSFASKVIGSLPVVGLIARILSDEGGVGGEIIDFAEFRRRVGKKCTITDSRAFYEFQERRGRAGDPLYVLMCCYVAAVGAGLLKSEEILEGAARLRVSNDIEFEEQNFIALMNEAKERRAKIKADTQVIPMESRVEKALEAIYICCFGRDPVEEQDENLLNVMLRAVFPSVEKSEIQRIIREKAQKVADGGDDGRSPEPKPLSKEAVKMQMKDLEFLQQNRDNN; encoded by the exons ATGGAGGTTGTGGCATCCACTCTCCCTTCTTCATCTCTCAAACTCAAACCCAATCCCACTCCCCAAATCTTCGTCACCAAAAGCCATCTCTGCAACACCACCGGCAAACCCACCTCACCTTCTCTGCTTTACATTGGCCAAATCTATGGCGACACTAGTAAACCCAACAGGTCCAAACTCCCAAACTCAACTGGGTTCTTCTCCGTCAAAGCTTACGTAGACAACCCAAACTCCATCTCCAGCTTCGCCAGCAAAGTCATCGGTTCTCTCCCCGTCGTGGGATTAATAGCTCGCATTCTGAGCGATGAGGGAGGCGTTGGTGGTGAGATTATCGATTTCGCTGAGTTTCGGAGAAGGGTGGGGAAGAAATGTACTATTACTGATTCCCGAGCCTTTTATGAGTTCCAAGAACGACGAGGCCGG GCAGGGGATCCTCTGTATGTGCTAATGTGCTGCTATGTAGCTGCGGTTGGTGCTGGTCTTCTTAAGTCTGAAGAGATTTTAGAAGGGGCCGCGAGGCTGAGGGTTTCGAATGACATTGAGTTTGAAGAGCAGAATTTCATTGCCTTGATGAATGAGGCAAAAGAG AGAAGGGCAAAGATAAAGGCTGATACACAAGTCATTCCAATGGAGAGTCGGGTTGAGAAGGCGCTTGAAGCGATTTACATATGTTGCTTTGGGAGGGATCCGGTAGAAGAACAAGATGAGAATCTTCTAAATGTGATGCTTAGGGCTGTGTTTCCATCTGTTGAGAAGTCCGAGATACAGCGGATTATCAGGGAAAAGGCACAGAAGGTAGCtgatggtggtgatgatggCAGATCCCCGGAGCCAAAGCCCTTATCGAAAGAAGCAGTTAAGATGCAAATGAAGGACCTCGAGTTCCTCCAACAAAATAGAGACAATAACTGA
- the LOC112186656 gene encoding uncharacterized protein At4g28440 yields the protein MEDTKPAKRKPVFKKVIELQPDTKGHTLIVKVVSSKMVLQKGRPDGIQVRQMKIAECLVGDETGTIIFTARNEQVDLMKPGATLILRNAKIDMFKGSMRLAVDKWGRVEVTEPASFTVREDNNMSLVEYELVSVVEK from the exons ATGGAGGACACAAAACCAGCAAAGAGGAAACCTGTGTTCAAAAAGGTTATTGAGCTTCAGCCGGACACCAAGGGACACACTCTGATTGTAAAAGTGGTTAGTTCGAAGATGGTATTGCAGAAGGGCCGTCCTGATGGGATCCAAGTTCGTCAGATGAAGATTGCTGAATGCTTGGTTGGAGACGAAACCGGAACCATCATTTTCACCGCTAGAAATGAACAAG TGGACTTGATGAAACCTGGTGCTACTCTGATTCTGAGGAATGCTAAAATTGACATGTTCAAGGGATCTATGAGGCTTGCTGTCGACAAATGGGGTCGAGTAGAAGTGACTGAACCAGCTAGCTTCACTGTCAGGGAAGATAACAACATGTCGCTGGTCGAATATGAACTGGTTAGTGTTGTTGAAAAGTAG